The nucleotide window tagaggtgtagaaggtatggagtgatatagtgatagaggtgtagaaggtatggagtgATAGAGGTAGAaagtgatagaggtgtagaaggtatggagtgatatagtgatagaggtgtagaaggtatggagtgatagaggtgtagaaggtatggagtgatagtgatagaggtgtagaaagtatggagtgatatagtgatagaggtgtagaaggtatggagtgatatagtgatagaggtgtagaaggtatggagtgatagaggtgtagaaaGTGATAGAGGTAGAAGGTAtggagtgatatagtgatagaggtgtagaaggtatggagtgatatagtgatagaggtgtagaaggtatgaagtgatagaggtgtagaaagtaatagaggtgtagaaggtatggagtgatatagtgatagaggtgtagaaggtatgaagtgatagaggtgtagaaggtatggagtgatagaggtgtagaaggtaaggagtgatatagtgatagagtgtagaaggtatggagtgatagaggtgtagaaagtaatagaggtgtagaaggtatgcagtgatatagtgatagaggtgtagaaggtatggagtgatatagtgatagaggtgtagaaggtatggagtgatataatgatagaggtgtagaaggtatggagtgatagaggtgtagaaggtatggagtgatatagtgatagaggtgtagaaggtatggagtgatatagtgatagaggtgtagaaggtatggagtgatatagtgatagaggtgtagaaggtatggagtgatatagtgatagaggtgtagaaggtatagagtgatagaggtgtagaaagtaatagaggtgtagaaggtatggagtgatatagtgatagaggtgtagaaggtatgggtgatatagtgatagaggtgtagaaggtatggagtgatagaggtgtagaaagtaatagaggtgtagaaggtatggaTTGATATAGTgctagaggtgtagaaggtatgaAGTGATATAGTgctagaggtgtagaaggtatggagtgatatagtgatagaggtgtagaaggtatggagtgatatagtgatagaggtgtagaaggtatgaAGTGATATAGTgctagaggtgtagaaggtatgaagtgatagaggtgtagaaagtaatagaggtgtagaaggtatgcagtgatatagtgatagaggtgtagaaggtatggagtgatatagtgatagaggtgtagaaggtatggagtgatataatgatagaggtgtagaaggtatggagtgatagaggtgtagaaggtatggagtgatatagtgatagaggtgtagaaggtatggagtgatagaggtgtagaaggtatggagtgatatagtgatagaggtgtagaaggtatggagtgatatagtgatagaggtgtagaaggtatggagtgatagaggtgtagaaggtatggagtgatatagtgatagaggtgtagaaggtatggagtgatatagtgatagaggtgtagaaggtatggagtgatatagtgatagaggtgtagaaggtatggagtgatagaggtgtagaaaGTGATAGAGGTAGAAGGTATGGATTGATATAGTGCTAGAGGTATAGAAGGTATGAAGTGATATAGTgctagaggtgtagaaggtatggagtgatatagtgatagaggtgtagaaggtatggagtgatagaggtgtagaaggtatggagtgatatagtgatagaggtgtagaaggtacagagtgatagaggtgtagaaggtatggattgatatagtgatagaggtgtagaaggtatggagtgatatagtgatagaggtgtaaaaggtatggagtgatatagtgatagaggtgtagaaggtatagagtgatagaggtgtagaaagtaatagaggtgtagaaggtatgcAGTGATATAGTgctagaggtgtagaaggtatggagtgatatggtgatagaggtgtagaaggtatggagtgatatagtgatagaggtgtagaaggtatgaagtgatagaggtgtagaaggtatggagtgatagaggtgtagaaggtatgggtgatatagtgatagaggtgtagaaggtatggagtgatatagtgatagaggtgtagaaggtatggagtgatagaggtgtagaaagtgatagaggtgtagaaggtatggagtgatatagtgatagaggtgtagaaggtatggagtgatagaggtgtagaaggtatgggtgatatagtgatagaggtgtagaaggtatggagtgatatagtgatagaggtgtagaaggtacagagtgatagaggtgtagaaggtatggattgatatagtgatagaggtgtagaaggtatggagtgatatagtgatagaggtgtaaaaggtatggagtgatatagtgatagaggtgtagaaggtatagagtgatagaggtgtagaaagtaatagaggtgtagaaggtatgcAGTGATATAGTgctagaggtgtagaaggtatggagtgatatggtgatagaggtgtagaaggtatggagtgatatagtgatagaggtgtagaaggtatgaagtgatagaggtgtagaaggtatggagtgatagaggtgtagaaggtatggagtgatatagtgatagaggtgtagaaggtatggagtgatatagtgatagaggtgtaaaaggtatggagtgatagaggtgtagaaagtgatagaggtgtagaaggtatggagtgatatagtgatagaggtgtagaaggtatggagtgatagaggtgtagaaggtatggagtgatatagtgatagaggtgtagaaggtacagagtgatatagtgatagaggtgtagaaggtacagagtgatagaggtgtagaaggtatggattgatatagtgatagaggtgtagaaggtatggagtgatatagtgatagaggtgtaaaaggtatggagtgatatagtgatagaggtgtagaaggtatggagtgatagaggtgtagaaggtatggattgatatagtgatagaggtgtagaaggtatggaTTGATATAGTgctagaggtgtagaaggtatgaAGTGATATAGTgctagaggtgtagaaggtatggagtgatagaggtgtagaaagtaatagaggtgtagaaggtatgcagtgatatagtgatagaggtgtagaaggtatggagtgatatagtgatagaggtgtagaaggtatggagtgatatagtgatagaggtgtagaaggtatggaggatagaggtgtagaaggtatggagtgatagaggtgtagaaggtatgatagaggtgtagaaggtatggagtgatagaggtgtagaaggtatggagtgatagaggtgtagaaagtgatagaggtgtagaaggtatggagtgtgtgtacctgagcAGGTCCTggctgtagatgtgtgtgtaggaggtgaGACAGTCGTCAGTGTGGAGATCCTCCGGAGGTTCGGCCATTGTTCCGCTCCGCTACACCGCTCGCTATGGAGACGGAACCCACTGCAGGTGAAGATGATCTTCTCAGCGCACCTTTACAAACACCACCAGCAGCACAGAAGAAACCAGCAGCCACCAACGCGATCCTGCTCCTAAAACCTTCTGCTGTAATACAACACAACCGGGTTCACACCGGACTTTGGACCAGGCTGATGACGTCATGGGCTCGTGGTGCATCATGGGGGATGTAGTTTACAGCTAACTCGCTAGTAATATTCTACTTTACCCTGAACACCAGACATGAAGCTCTGGAGTAACACGCTAATCCTACATTCtagtcaaatatattttatcatgGGTTCTTTATGTTCGCACGTGTAGTGAGATGTTTCATAACAGTCACGTGAATCAAAGTGTTGCTCACGTTCCTGAACACAAAAAGACCAAATGCAAGAACTTTTGTTTTGAATATAAACTTTTATTAGCGAACCCAGGAGCAGAAACCCGGGTCTTGCGCGGTCGTCATAGCGACGGCGAGCTCGGAGGAGCGCGCCTGAACGTTTTCTCGGGTGGAGACACAGTGGTCTCTAAACCCACTAAAGATGCGCTGATGTCCCACAGTTTGATCGGCGTTTCCTGGTCCAGAGCCTGAGGGGCGGGGTCTTTCTCCGTCATGACGTCGTAGTAGCGCCCGCTCACGCCCACCAGCTCCTCGGCAACGGAAAGGTAGACGCCGGGTTGGGCGCCGAGTTCGGGCGACTTGGTCAGCAGGTAGAAGACTGGACCTGGAGGGCACAAAAAAAGATTCCCAGTCATCTGGGGATTtgcagaaggagtctccagtgtcagaccTGAGGGTCACATGACCAACTGACTTACTAAGTACGGTGCTGGAGAAGTGGGACTGGTGCATGCCCGTGTGTCTGCCCAGGTCTGTGGCGACGACTCCAGGGTGCAGGGCGGAGACCGTAACCCCGGtgcctacaacacacacacacacacacacacacacacacacacatttgcagaaGTTTCTCCTTCCATTATGAGTTCTAGCTGAAGCAACACACGTGCACTGACCCTCCAGTCTGCGTGCGAGCTCTCGGGTGAACAGTACGACTGCGAGTTTGCTCTGACAATACGCCTTCTTCGTGTTAAATTTCTTCCTGTCCCAGTTGAGGTCCTCGAGGTCAATCTCGCCTACAGCATGCGCCAAAGATGATAGGTTGATCACTCGGCTAGGGGCGGAGTCTCTCAGCTTATCCAGAAGCAGATTGGTCAGGAGGAAATGGCCTGGAAACCGGACAAACGAGACGTCTGGGGATTTTGTTTTGCTTGGGTGTCACAGTCCGACCTTTAAAACCGTTAGCGCTACGCTAACACATACCCAAGTAGTTGACTCCAAGTTGCATGTCGAATCCATCCTCCGTCTTCCCTGGAGGACATCTCATCACCCCAGCGTTGTTGATCAAAATGTCCACTCTGTCCTCTTCTGAAAACATACACACGTGTACAGAGATGAACCTTGTCCACACAAACCTTCCATTATAAGGTACACAGTGAGCGAAATAATACtgcacgtgcgtgtgtgtgtgtgtgtgtgtgtgtgtgtgtgtgttttaccccGGTTAATCTCCTCGGCGAATCTCCGTACAGATTTTATTGAAGCCAGGTCCACGTGTCTGGCGTAAACGTGAGGGTTCAGGGTGGAGCCTCGGATCTCGCGGGCTGCTTCTTCACACTTTCCCATGTCCCGACATCCCATAATAATCCGTCCTCCTGCACAAGAGGAGACACTgggttgtgtgtttttctgatcAAAGCTTTTTGTTGTAATGACTAATCACCGATCAGAACCGGCTTTTCTAATGACTAATCACTAATCACAGCTGTTCTATCAACTGATCATGACTGTTCTAATGACTAATAACTGATCATGACTGTTCTAatgactaatcactgatcatgaCTGTTCTAATGACTGATCACTGATCATGACTGTTCTAatgactaatcactgatcatgaCTGTTCTAatgactaatcactgatcacgaCTGTTCTAatgactaatcactgatcacgaCTGTTCTAatgactaatcactgatcatgaCTGTTCTAatgactaatcactgatcatgaCTGTTCTAATGACTGATCACTGATCATGACTGTTCTAatgactaatcactgatcatgaCGGTTCTAATGACTTATCACTGATCATGACTGTTCTAATGACTAATAACTGATCATGACTGTTCTAATGACTAATAACTGATCATGACTGTTCTAatgactaatcactgatcatgaCTGTTCTAATGACTATCACTGATCATGACTGTTCTAATGACTAATCACCTGATCATGACTGTTCTAatgactaatcactgatcatgaCTGTTCTAatgactaatcactgatcatgaCTGTTCTAatgactaatcactgatcatgaCTGTTCTTAagacta belongs to Silurus meridionalis isolate SWU-2019-XX chromosome 4, ASM1480568v1, whole genome shotgun sequence and includes:
- the LOC124384947 gene encoding retinol dehydrogenase 13-like, coding for MSRYVLPASIFGTVFGCAVLLKNHVTGGSCPSKARIPGKTVVITGANTGIGKETARELARRGGRIIMGCRDMGKCEEAAREIRGSTLNPHVYARHVDLASIKSVRRFAEEINREEDRVDILINNAGVMRCPPGKTEDGFDMQLGVNYLGHFLLTNLLLDKLRDSAPSRVINLSSLAHAVGEIDLEDLNWDRKKFNTKKAYCQSKLAVVLFTRELARRLEGTGVTVSALHPGVVATDLGRHTGMHQSHFSSTVLSPVFYLLTKSPELGAQPGVYLSVAEELVGVSGRYYDVMTEKDPAPQALDQETPIKLWDISASLVGLETTVSPPEKTFRRAPPSSPSL